A genomic segment from Klebsiella africana encodes:
- the sspB gene encoding ClpXP protease specificity-enhancing factor, with the protein MDVSQLTPRRPYLLRAFYDWLLDNQLTPHLVVDVTLPGVLVPMEYARDGQIVLNIAPRAVGNLELANDEVRFNARFGGVPRNVSVPLAAVLAIYARENGAGTMFEPEAAYDEDVSSLNDDDVAPESENETVMSVIDGDKPDNHDDDPDDTPPPRGGRPALRVVK; encoded by the coding sequence AGCTGACGCCGCGTCGCCCGTATCTGTTACGGGCGTTTTATGACTGGCTGCTGGATAACCAGCTGACGCCGCACCTGGTGGTGGATGTCACGCTGCCGGGCGTGCTCGTGCCAATGGAGTACGCGCGCGACGGGCAAATCGTTCTCAACATTGCCCCGCGTGCGGTCGGTAATCTCGAGTTGGCGAACGACGAAGTGCGCTTCAACGCGCGTTTTGGCGGCGTGCCGCGCAATGTGTCTGTCCCGCTGGCTGCGGTACTCGCCATCTATGCTCGTGAGAACGGCGCCGGTACGATGTTTGAACCGGAAGCGGCCTATGACGAAGATGTCAGCAGCCTCAACGATGATGATGTCGCGCCTGAGAGCGAAAACGAAACGGTGATGTCGGTGATTGATGGCGATAAGCCGGATAATCACGACGACGATCCTGACGACACGCCGCCGCCGCGCGGTGGTCGCCCGGCGCTGCGTGTGGTGAAGTAA